The Arachidicoccus terrestris genome includes the window AAAGAAACTGAGCTGGCAACGCTACAATCAATCATAAAAGACCACTTGCAGCAACATACGGTCACCACTTTTGTATGTGATTTGCTGGATAACAGCCAGATCAGTGCTTTTGCGGACCTGATCCTTAGATCCGGCCAGGCGGTGGATCTACTCATCAACAATGCAGGTATTTATGAGCCAGGAAGTTGTTATAATGAGCCTGAGGGCCAACTGGGAAAAATGTTGCAGGTCAATCTGATGAGTGCCTACCATTTGACAAGAGCCTTATTGCCCCCAATGATCGAGCGCAAAAAGGGGCATGTATTTAACCTCTGTTCCATCGCCAGTATCCAGGCCTACGCCAACGGTGGCAGCTATAGCATCAGCAAATATGCATTATCAGGGTTTACCAAAAATCTCAGAGAAGAGTTAAAGCCACTGGGCATCAAAGTAACAGGCATCTATCCCGGTGCCACACTTTCCAGCAGCTGGGATGGTCTGGATATCGATCCTAACCGGATCATGCAGGTCGACGATGTCGCCAAGATGATCTATCAGGCGGCACATCTCTCTGTCCAGGCAGTGGTGGAAGACATCATTCTCAGGCCACAATTGGGAGACCTGTAGCCGTCAAATAACCATATTAATGTGACTGCCCGACCAGTGACAAGTGGAATCCGATCAGACAGCGCTGTTCTGGGTTGGGGTATCCCAATAGATCACACATATTACAAAAGATCAGTAACACCCGTATGAAAGTTTTTGCAACGAAAGTTATTCCAGATAATGCCAAAGCGTTTTTGTCCGCCAACAATATAGTCGTAGACGAATGGACAAATCAAACGCCTATTACCAAAAACGAATTGACCAAAATAGTCACCAGTGGTAAGTATACCGGTCTGTTTGTTCTAGGTGCAAAAATTGATGCTGAGATCATACATGCAATACAAAGAAACATACAGGTAATATCTTTACTCTCCGTTGGCTATGATAACATAGACCTGCACGCTGCCACCATGGCCGGCATCCCTGTCAGTAATACCCCCGATGTGCTTAATGATGCAACAGCCGAGACCGCTTTTTTGTTGATGCAAAATGTAGCCAGAAAAGCATTTTACAATTACAGAAGAATTATGGAGGACAAGTGGCACAATGACAGCTTTATCACTAATCTAGGGGTAGATTTACAGGGAAAAACCCTCGGCATATTCGGTCTGGGAAAAATTGGACTCGTGATGGGAAAACTGTGCAGAGCAGCCTTCAACATGGAGGTCATCTATCACAATAGATCCCGCAATCCAAAGGCGGATAAAACCCTAAACGCACAGTTTGTATCTTTTGATGAATTGCTGCACAGAAGCGATGTTCTTTCCATACATTGCGCACTAACGCCTGAAACCACCCGGGTTTTCAATGCAGCCGTCTTCAAAAAGATGAAAAATTCATCCATTCTTATCAACACGGCCCGTGGGAAGGTCGTCGATGAGCCAGCCCTGATTCAGGCCCTGCAGAAAGCTGAAATCTGGGGTGCGGGACTAGATGTCACCGATCCGGAGCCCATGCAGCCAGACAACCCGCTTTTGCAGATGGCAACCGTCGCGGTACTGCCCCACATAGGCTCTGCCACGGTCAACACTCGCCATCGGATGGCGCAGCTGGCCGCAGAAAATATGCTTTTAGGCTTAACCGGTAAACGGTTAAAGACCATTGTAAACGAAGAAGTATATTCAATCAAAAAATAGGTACATAGACGGGCGGATAGCCAGCCGCAACCAGCCGATGCATGAAGCGTTTTCCAGGTACGCTTACCGGCCCTTTTTGACAGCCTCTAAAGGATTAGAGGGCGTGTACTGCCCCGCTGATCTCTTTCATTAAACTGAGGTCCTTTTCAATAGCATTTCCGACAACGACAACGTCGGCGCCGGCCCTACAATTAGCCGCTGCCTTTTCAGGTGTTTTGATACCTCCACCGACGATCAGGGGAACCGAGATACTGCCCGACACCCGCTGAATCATCTTTTCCTCAATCGGATTTCTGGCACCACTGCCGGCATCCATATAGATCAGTTTCAGCCCCAGCATTTCTCCCGCCATTGCCGTGCATAAAGCGATATCACTCTTATCTGCCGGTATGGGCGCCGTATTGGCAATATAGGAAACAGAAGTAGGGGCACCCCCGTCAATAACCATATAGCCTGTAGGCATTACTTCCAGCCCGCTGCTGCGGACCATCGGCGCACTGATCACATGCTGGCCGATCAGCAATTCCGGATTCCGGCCGGAGATCAGTGAAAGATAAAACAGCGCGTCCGCATACTTAGATACCTGAGAAGGAGAGCCGGGGAAAAGGATAACCGGGATATCACATTTAGACTTGATCCGCTGTATATTCTGATCTACGGTATTGACCACCACGAGGCTCCCGCCTACAAAAAAATAATCAACCCCTGCAGCGAGTGCCTGTTCCACAATCGGATCAATATCAGAATCATTCATTTTATCCGGATCAATCAGCACGGCGAAAGCTTTTTTGCCCGCCTGCTTCTGCTCGATAAATCTCTGGTATATAGCTGCCATAGAATAGACTTAACTTAAATTTTGAGGAGTTACTGTTTGCAAAAATGCATAAAATCTTTCAAAAAACACCGATTCAAGGCCACTTTGCGTTTAAATTCAGCAAAACTAAACCCCTGAGTACCAATTAAAATAAGCAATCATCAACTTCAGCCCGTATAATCTGAACACTTCGAGCGTTATTCGATTTCAAATCCGTAATTTTGGCGCTCCCTTATACCTCTTCTTTATCATTATCGGATTGGGTAAACAGGTCATCTTAAATATCTATATGCAAAAAATTGGAATCCTCGGAGGCGGACAACTGGGACGTATGTTATTACAGGCAGCCGCAGATTTTGTAGTGGACACTTATGTTCTTGAAAATGACCCCGGATGTCCGGCAGCGCATTTATGCCATCATTTTGTTCAGGGAGACATCAGAAATTTCGACGACGTATATAACTTTGGCAAAGGCCTGGACGCCCTGACCATTGAAATAGAATCCGTCAATGTTGATGCCCTGGACGCACTGGAAAAGGAAGGGGTGCGTGTCTATCCAAAACCCGCCGCCATCCGTACCATTAAAAACAAGATCCTTCAAAAAACCTTTTATAAAGACCATGAAATCCCGTCCCCTTCCTTTATCATCACCAACAGTCAGGCGGAAGTCAGATCCAGAAAAGATCTCTTACCAGCCGTGCATAAGCTGGGAGAAGGCGGTTATGATGGCAGAGGTGTAGAGGTCTTAAGGAAAGAGGAAGATCTGGATAAAGCCTTTGACCAGCCTGCTGTACTGGAAACGATGGTGGAGATTGAAAAAGAGATCGCCATCACCGTCGCCAAGAACGACCAGGGCGAACTCACCCTTTTCCCCGCGGTGGAAATGCTGTTTGATCAAAAGCTCAACCTGCTGGATTTTCAGCTATCTCCGGCCCGCATTGACAAGCAAGTTCTCTGGAAGGCCGAAGCGATGGCTCAGAAAGTCGTGGAAAAACTAAATAGCCCCGGTTTATTTGCAGTAGAACTTTTTATCGACCGCACCGGCAATGTCTGGGTCAATGAAACGGCTCCGAGGGTGCATAACAGCGGGCACCATACCATTGAAGCTAATTATTGCAGCCAATATCATATGCTGCTCAGGATACTTATGCAGCTACCGCTGGGTAATACTGCTCCCATTATCCCTTCCTCCATTGTCAACATTCTGGGCGCTCCCGGTTACCAGGGTGAGGCAAAATATGAAGGATTGGACGAAGTGTTGAAAATGGATAACGTATTTGTGCATCTCTACGGAAAAACAATGACCAAACCCGGTCGTAAAATGGGGCACGTGACCATTCTCAGTCAGGAACCTCAGGAGTTGATCTTCAAAGCCAATAAGATCAAAAATATCCTGAAGGTGATGGCCTGAGGCGATCCGGTAAAATATAAATAAAAGGCTGCATGAACCTTTCGGGACATGCAGCCTTTTGCTTATATGATCACTCAGTAAAAATCTTGTCTAAAACTGATAAGTTACCGCCATCAGCCCAGAGACCTGTCCCTGATGCGCATTTCCGCCATAAGGATGAGAGAAATGATCCCACCTGAGTTCCGGCATAAAAGTAAACGGCCCTTCCCTGTAACTCAGTGTCGCGGTACTGGACCAGACATTCCCGCCCAGAGGAATTACGCTGATGGCATCCTTATCCGTAAAATATTCTTCCCGAACAGCCAGCTGCAGCTTGGCGTTCAACTGCGCCTTCAGGTAAACAGCCTGTCCCCACCAATGTCGCCAGTCGTTGCCGTTGTCTGACGCCTCAGAGACTTTCTTTTTTCTGAAAACAATAGATCCATTCCATCCCAGACTGATAGCGGAAGAAACCGGCAGGGACAGGACTGCATCCAGTTGCTGCACATTGGCGGTATCCACCTGTTTGCCTCCGGAATAATTTAAGGCCAGCACCAGTCCGTTTTCTTTTTCATAGCTATAGCGGGCAATGATCGTCTTATTATTCAATACTGAATCCGGCACGTGTCGATAATCTGTAGGATTACTGATACCAGCCATTAAATGATGGCTACCTTTCACGTATTCAACTTTGACACCCGTATTGGAAAAGGGACCGGTAGAAAATAAATAGGACATGCTATAATTAGCGTTTAAAGCAGGATCCAGCAGTTCATAGCCAATATGCGTGGCCCAGGATCCTGCAGAAAACTTTAACCCCTGGATGGGCTCATAATAAACATAAGCTTGTTTGACCGCGGCCATAATACCCTCATCTGTATAGGCAAAATCCCGGGCCCTTGGGCCAAACCCCAGATCTACCACGACACCTGTTTTTTTATACTGATAGGCCAGCTGCAGGCTGGCCATTCCCAGCTCAAAGCCCCGGTTTTTGCCGGTAAAACTAGTGGTCGGCCCCTGCAGGCCATGAAACACATTTTTGTAATAAAGGTCTACGTTTCCGTGAACGGATAAATGGCCAGATTCCTTCTCGCCAGTGCTATCCTGAGCGGAAACCCAACCTGAGTACAACATAATACTCCCAAGAAGCCAACTTTTAAGTTTCATATGATATTAGTTTAATGATGAGATCGATTCATATAGCCATCTGGGTATTTCAAAACTGAATACCTTATATGAACAAGGGCCTTTTCACGTCCAAGTAGAAAAGGCCCCATGTGATTATTGGTACGAAGAAAACTATTTTGCCCGCCACCGGCCAGGGCGCCATCTATGCAGAGAAAACCTCCTGCTCATAGGTGTAGGATGCATGGGCCGGTGGATCCAGATATTTTTCGTCATGCTGGCTGGCATCCAGGCCTAACTCCTCCTCCTCTTCACTTACACGCAGTGGCAATATGAAATTAATAAACTTGAAAATGCCGTAAGACATCCCGAAACTAAAGACAACGACTATAGCCATACCGGTAAGCTGTGTCAGGAAAAATGAAGCGTTGCCGAAAAACAGGCCATCGGTTCCTGCCGGATTAATCGCCTTAGAAGCAAATACACCGGTCAGCAGCATACCAACGATGCCACCGATGCCATGACAGGGAAAGACATCCAGAACATCATCCAGCGTGGACTTTGTCTTATAGTATACGGCAATATTGGAGATCACGGCAGAAAGTACACCGATAAAAATCGAGCTTGCAATGGAGACAAAACCCGCACCGGGTGTAATGGCCACCAGTCCGACCACAGCACCGATACAAAATCCGAGCACAGACGGTTTTTTTCCTTTCAGCACATCAAAGAACATCCAGGAAAGGCCCGCAGCAGCGGCAGCGGTATTGGTAGTAGCGAAGGCAGAGACAGCCAGGCCATTTGCCCCCAGCGCAGAACCTGCATTAAATCCAAACCAACCGAACCACAGCAGACTGGTCCCGATCAGCACATAAGGGATATTCGCCGGTGCTGTTTCGATATTTTCCAAATGCGCCTTTCTGCGTTTAAGCACAATAGCGCCTGCGAGCGCCGCGCAACCTGCAGAGATATGTACTACGGTTCCACCGGCAAAATCCAGTACGCCCATTTTGGCCAAAAAACCATCGGGATTCCAGCACCAGTGGGCCAGCGGCGCATATACCAGCAAACTAAACAGTACGATAAACAGAATATAGGCCGTAAAGCGGATCCTTTCGGCAACAGCACCGACGACCAGGCCCGGCGTGATGATCGCAAACATCAGTTGAAAAAGTGCGAACAACATCAGCGGAATGGTAGGGGCACCTGCCCAGGGCGCGCCGGAGCTGACATGATTAAAAAACAGAAATGTTGTAGGATTTCCGATCACGCCTCCCAGGGAGTCGCCAAAAGCAAGACTGAATCCGACAACGATCCAAAGTACGCCTACCACGCCGGCTGCCACCACACTTTTGATCATGGTAGACAAAATATTTTTACGGTTTACCATCCCGCCATAAAAAAAGGCAAGACCCGGTGTCATCAAAAAAACAAGCGCAGTAGCCACCAGAATCCAGGCGATGTCGGCAGAATTATACACGCCCGTTCCATCAAAAAGGGAGGTTTCCGGGACAAACAATGAGAGCAGAGCCACCACGGCAAGAACAGAGAACGGTGCCCATTTTTTAAAATCAAAACTTGTTTTCATGAGAAAAGATTTAAATTACTTTATTTTATATCTGTATTATGAAAACAAATTTATGCCGTTTTTTCAATACAATTTTATGTTTGCAATATATATTTTTTATCAATATTTATATAATATTCTTTTGCAAAGATGCTGGTATTCAGCATTTGAAACTTACAACCTATCGTAAATATAGAAAAAATAGTATTATAGGCCTTTTTTAAATAATATCATTCAGAAGTATAAAACGGCATTTTTCAAGATCATTTTTCGGAGTTTTATTCATATATTATATATAGCAATGTGTATAAGTAGATGATTACAGTGTTTCCGTCATTAAACAATTCCTAAATTTCCTTGCCTGATACGGTTAATCCCGCAAATTGTTATACGATAGCTTTAGGTTGATTATATTTGCCTACCTTTTATTATTGATTTTAAATATTGTCCCCTTGAGTATTACGATATATACAAAGAATCTGGTCAAATCTTACCGCAGCAGAACCGTCGTTAATCAGGTTTCTGTTCAGGTAACGCAGGGGGAAATTGTCGGGCTGCTGGGTCCTAACGGAGCCGGCAAGACCACCTCTTTTTATATGGTGGTAGGTCTGATCAAGCCAGATGAAGGCACAGTATTCCTTAATGATCAGGAGATTACAAAACTGCCTATGTATAAACGGGCGCAGATGGGCATTGGCTATTTACCTCAGGAAGCTTCTGTATTCCGCAAACTCAGTGTGGAGGATAATATTATGGCTGTACTGGAAATGACCAAGCTCAGCAAGGCTGAAAGGGAGGCAAAGCTGGAGGACCTCCTCGATGAATTCAGTCTCCACCATGTGCGCAAAAATAACGGAGACAGTCTGAGCGGTGGCGAAAGGCGCCGTACAGAGATCGCCAGAGCACTGGCGGTCGACCCCAAATTTATTCTGCTTGATGAACCTTTTGCCGGCGTGGACCCTATTGCGGTCGAAGATATTCAGGCAGTGGTCGCCAAACTCAAATATAAAAACATCGGAATTTTAATTACCGACCATAACGTAAATGAGACACTCTCGATTTGCGACAGAGCCTATTTACTCATCGAAGGAAAGATCTATAAGCACGGAACGGCTGAAGAACTTGCTGAAGATGAAAAAGTTAGAAGTATGTACCTTGGGACCAACTTTGAACTTAAACGAAAAGACTGGATACTCGAAATGGGCAAAAACGGTGGTCAGGCTACCGGCTCCGCTACCCGTACTGACGGCCGGGACAAGACCGGCGGCTAAGCGCAACAGGCCTGGCAACCGCTTTTCAAAATTATATATACATTAAATATTATGTAGCTGCCGGCTTCAGGATGTTATGGATCGGGGACAGGCAAATTAAATATTTGGATTGAATCCCTATATTATACTACCTTTGCGATGTAAAGAACGGAGGATGAAGGGAACGGCTAACGTTCCCTTCTGTTATTTTCAAAAGAAACTGTATGTCGGATCAACATGTGGAGGGTTTTCTGGATGAGATCTTAAAAACAGAACCCACTTATTTTAAAGTGAAGTTCAAAGTTAAACCCACCAATAATTATAAGATTTATATTGACGGCGACCAGGGAATTACCATTGACCAATGTATTAAATTCAATCGGGCGTTGTATAAGCAAATTGAAGAGGCGGCACTGTATCCTGAAGGTGATTTTTCGCTGGAAGTTTCTTCGCCTGGCGTAGATGAACCCCTGCAGAATATTCGTCAATATAAAAAAAATATAGGTCGTAAAGTAGAAGTAACCCTCACAGATGAGCGGAAACTTGAAGGCATTCTGAAAGAAGTGGCAGAGGATACGATCTCTGTAGAAGAAACAAAAGGAAAAGGCAAGAAAGCTGTAACAGAAGTTGTAGCGTTGCCGTTTAAGGATATAAAAACAACAATTGTTCAAATTCAGTTTTAAAAAGCGAGGCGAGCATCTCGCTTAAAATGGTATAAGAATATGGCAAGTATTAATCTGATCGAAGCGTTCCAGGAATTTAAGGATGCTGAAAACATTGACCGTCCGACCATGATGAAAGTGGTGGAAGATGTCTTTAAGACATTGCTTCGAAAAAAATATGTAAGTGATGAGAACTTTGACGTGATCGTCAATGCGGAACAGGGCGACCTGGAAATTTTCAGAAGAAGGATGATCGTGGAAGACGGAGAGGTGGAAGATCCGCTTGCTGAAATAGCTTACAGTGAAGCCATTAAGATTGAACCTGACTTTGAAGTGGGTGAAGAACTCATCGAGTCTGTTGACCTTTTTGATTTTGGACGCCGGGCTATTCTGGCAGCCAAACAAACCCTTGCCAGCCGTATCGGGGACCTGAAGAAAAATCTGTTGGTCCAACAATACGAAGGACGTCTGGGAGAAATGATCAATGCTGAAGTCTACCAGGTGTGGAGAAAAGAAGTTTTATTATTGGATGACGAGGGCAATGAGTTAATTCTGCCTAAATCAGAACAGATACCGCAGGACTTCTTCAAAAAAGGCGAAAATACCAGAGCTGTCATCAGTCGTGTAGACGTGAAAAACAATACACCGGTGATCATACTTAGCCGCACCAGCCCTGTGTTTCTGGAGAAACTTATGGAAATGGAAGTACCTGAGATCGCTGAAGGACTGATCACGATCAAAAAGATCGTCAGAGAACCAGGGGAGCGTGCCAAAGTAGCCGTTGAAAGCTATGACGACAGAATTGATCCGGTAGGCGCCTGTGTGGGTATGAAAGGCAGTCGCATCCACGGTATCGTCAGAGAATTGAAAAATGAAAATATTGATGTGATTAATTTCACAACAAATACGCAATTATTGATTCAGAGATCGTTGACGCCGGCCAAGATCAGTTATATGGAACTGGACAACGAGAAAAAACGGGCAGAGGTATTTCTGCAGGCGGATCAGGTATCGCTGGCCATTGGACGCCGTGGTGTGAATATCAAACTGGCCTGTGATTTGACTGGCTATAACATTGATGTTTACCGTGAGAATGAAGAAACCGAAGAATTTGATATTGACCTGGTAGAATTCTCTGATGAAATTGATATGTGGATCATCGATGAATTAAAACGTGTTGGCTGTGACACTGCCCGCAGTGTATTAAGCCTCACACCGGAAGAGCTTGAAAGAAGAACCGACCTGGAAAAAGAAACCATCCAGGAAATCAGGCGAATCCTCCAAGAAGAATTTGAAAAAGAGTAAATAAGGCCCCGGAACTGAACTGAGGATCACCTTATCTACGACTAAAAGAAAATATGGCAGAATTGAAATTACCAAGATTATTGGCGGCCGCCAGGGAATTTAATATTGGGCAGGAAACGCTCATAGAATTCCTTGACAGCAAAGGATTTAACAAGGACGACCTCAAACCCACGGCCAAATTGACCGAGGAGCAGTATGCTGCCCTTCAGCGTGAGTTTCAGAGTGACAAACTGGCTAAAGACAAGGCTGATAAAATTGAGATTCCTAAAAGTACAGTTGCCACACAGGCAGAGAAAGAGAAGAAGAAAAAAGTAGAGGCAGTGACCAGTACAGCTGCAGAAGAACAAAGAGAAGAGAGCGCTCCGGCGGAAGCTGTGCAGGAAAGTCCTGTGCAATACGGCCCCGAAGTAGAAGAAACACCTTCTCAGCGGCAACCCGGTGCAGAGGTACCAACCGAGGCCGCACCGGCAGTACCGGATGCACAGCCGGAAGCTCCTGCGGCTAAAGAAGAAAAACCTGTAGTCCAGGCAGAAAATACGACTCCAAAACAGCCGGAAACTGCCCAGACTGAGTCACCGGCGCCAGAAGCCGCATCAGAAACGCCTGCTCCACCAAAAGTTGAACAGACGTCTAAGCCAAAAGGCCAGGAAATCGAAGGGCTTAAAATCATTGACAAAATAGATCTGTCGGCGATCGACTCTTCTACCCGCCCCAAAAAGGCAGCGCCTAAGAAGGAAGAGAAGCAAAGGAAAGCGGAACAGAAACAGGGTGTTAAACCCGAAACGCAGCAGCCTACGCCGGCAGCGCCACCTAAAGCGCCTCTGGCACCAAAAGCACCGGCTGTGCCGGTTGCGCCATCCGAAACAGAGGAAAATAAACCCCCTGTGATTGAAAATATCCGGGCAGCTAAACTAGAGGGGCCTAAGATCCTTGGTAAAATTCAGTTGCCGGTAGACAGCGATACAAGACCCAAACCGAATAAGGATGCGGGACGCAAACGTAAACGTATTCCACTGGAAAACAAAAGGCCGACCGGAGAAGGTGGTCATGGCGGCGGCCAGCATCGCCCAGGTCAGGGAAGCAGGCCCGGACAGGGACAAGGTCAGACGGGCAACCGGCCCGGACCGCATGGAGGCAGAGCCGGTAACCGGCCAAAATATACGCCACATACGGAGGCTGATAAAGAAATCGACCAAAAACGTATCCAGGAAAAGATCAAGGAGACCCAGGCCAAACTGGCCGGAAGCGGCGGCTCCAAAGCCAAATCAAAGGCCAAGCACCGCAGGGAAAAACGTCAGGAAATGGCCGAGGCGATGGAAGCTGCAGCCAACAAACAGGATACTCGTTTGCAGGTAACTGAGTTTATCACAGTAAGCGAACTGGCCAATCTGATGGATGTCAGCTTCACAGACATTATCAGTAAATGTATGGGGCTGGGCATCATGGTTTCGATCAATCAGCGTCTGGATGCGGAAGTTATTGAACTCGTCGCGGAAGAATTTGGTTATGAAGTAGACTTTATCGGTCTGGATGATGTCAACGAGGAAGATGAAGATCAGGATACAGATGCTCCTGAAGACCTGTTGCCCCGTAACCCGATCGTTACGATCATGGGACACGTTGACCATGGTAAAACCTCTTTGCTGGATTATATCAGAAGAACCAAGGTGGCCAGCGGCGAAGCCGGAGGTATCACTCAGCATATTGGTGCCTATGTCGTTAATGTCGGCGATAATAAGATCACCTTCCTTGACACTCCGGGTCACGAGGCCTTTACGGCCATGCGTGCCAGAGGTGCTAAAGTAACGGATATCGCAGTGATCGTAGTCGCAGCCGACGACGCTGTGATGCCACAGACGAAAGAGGCGATCAGTCACGCACAGGCAGCCGGCGTACCGATGATCTTTGCGATTAACAAAATAGATAAAGATGGAGCGAATCCTCAAAAAATATACGAACAGCTTTCTCAGATGAATATTCTGGTGGAAGAATGGGGCGGTAAATTCCAGAGTCAGGAAATCTCTGCTAAACAAGGACTGAATGTAGACGCCTTG containing:
- the infB gene encoding translation initiation factor IF-2, whose translation is MAELKLPRLLAAAREFNIGQETLIEFLDSKGFNKDDLKPTAKLTEEQYAALQREFQSDKLAKDKADKIEIPKSTVATQAEKEKKKKVEAVTSTAAEEQREESAPAEAVQESPVQYGPEVEETPSQRQPGAEVPTEAAPAVPDAQPEAPAAKEEKPVVQAENTTPKQPETAQTESPAPEAASETPAPPKVEQTSKPKGQEIEGLKIIDKIDLSAIDSSTRPKKAAPKKEEKQRKAEQKQGVKPETQQPTPAAPPKAPLAPKAPAVPVAPSETEENKPPVIENIRAAKLEGPKILGKIQLPVDSDTRPKPNKDAGRKRKRIPLENKRPTGEGGHGGGQHRPGQGSRPGQGQGQTGNRPGPHGGRAGNRPKYTPHTEADKEIDQKRIQEKIKETQAKLAGSGGSKAKSKAKHRREKRQEMAEAMEAAANKQDTRLQVTEFITVSELANLMDVSFTDIISKCMGLGIMVSINQRLDAEVIELVAEEFGYEVDFIGLDDVNEEDEDQDTDAPEDLLPRNPIVTIMGHVDHGKTSLLDYIRRTKVASGEAGGITQHIGAYVVNVGDNKITFLDTPGHEAFTAMRARGAKVTDIAVIVVAADDAVMPQTKEAISHAQAAGVPMIFAINKIDKDGANPQKIYEQLSQMNILVEEWGGKFQSQEISAKQGLNVDALLEKILLEAEVLELKANPDREASGSIVEASLDKGRGYVATLLVQNGTLRQGDLVVAGQYYGRMKAMFNELNQRIEVAGPSTPVQVLGLNGAPQAGEKIKVYQDESEAKDIANKRAQIMREQGLRTRKHITLDEIGRRLALGNFKELNIIIKGDVDGSVEALSDSLQKLSTEEIVVTVVHKAVGQISESDVLLATASDAIILGFNVRASAQAARLADEEGVEIKTYSIIYNAIEEIKSAMEGMLEPKIQEKEVATVEIREVYKFDKATVAGCYVLEGKIKRDHKVRLFRDGILVYPRQEGAYTELGSLKRFKDDVKEVAQGYECGLTLKTFTDIQVGDNIVAYEQEEIKRTL